One part of the Drosophila teissieri strain GT53w chromosome 3R, Prin_Dtei_1.1, whole genome shotgun sequence genome encodes these proteins:
- the LOC122619399 gene encoding 4-coumarate--CoA ligase 1: MTSKLLPGNIVYGGPVTEREAQDYRSLGQYILDKYKSFGDQTVLVDAVNGVEYTASFMHKSIVRLAYILQKLGVKQNDVVGLSSENNVNFAVAMFAGFAVGATVAPLNVTYSDREVDHAINLSKPKIIFASKITVDRVAKAASKNKFVKGVIALSGTSKNFKNIYDFNELMDNDKFQTQPDFTSPAANKDEDVSLIVCSSGTTGLPKGVQLTQMNLLATLDSQIQPTLIPMEEVTLLTVIPWFHAFGCLTLITTACRGARLVYLPKFEENLFLSAIEKYRVMMAFMVPPLMVFLAKHPIVDKYDLSSLMVLLCGAAPLSRETEDQIKERIGVPFIRQGYGLSESTLSVLVQNDEFCKPGSVGVLKVGIYAKVIDPDTGKLLGANERGELCFKGDGIMKGYIGDTKSTQTAIKDGWLHTGDIGYYDDDFEFFIVDRIKELIKYKGFQVPPAEIEALLLTNVKIKDAAVIGKPDEEAGELPLAFVVKQANVQLTENEVIQFVNDNASPAKRLRGGVIFVDEIPKNPSGKILRRILRNMLKKPKSKL; the protein is encoded by the exons ATGACTTCAAAGCTACTGCCCGGAAACATTGTGTACGGAGGTCCCGTGACTGAACGGGAGGCCCAGGACTACAGATCCCTGGGTCAGTACATCCTTGACAAGTATAAGAGCTTTGGCGACCAGACGGTGCTGGTGGATGCCGTCAATGGGGTGGAGTACACTGCCAGTTTCATGCACAAGTCCATTGTCCGGCTGGCATACATCCTTCAGAAGCTGGGAGTCAAACAAAATGACGTCGTCGGTTTGTCTAGCGAGAACAACGTCAACTTCGCCGTGGCCATGTTCGCCGGTTTTGCAGTTGGAGCTACGGTTGCTCCTCTTAACGTAACTTATTCCGATCGCGAGGTGGACCACGCGATTAACCTGTCCAAGCCCAAGATCATATTCGCTTCTAAGATCACCGTTGATCGCGTTGCCAAGGCGGCCAGCAAGAATAAGTTCGTCAAGGGCGTCATTGCGCTCAGCGGAACTTCCAAGAACTTTAAGAACATCTATGATTTTAACGAGCTGATGGACAACGACAAGTTCCAGACACAGCCTGACTTCACGAGCCCAGCGGCTAATAAGGACGAGGATGTGTCTCTTATTGTGTGCTCTTCTGGAACCACCGGACTTCCCAAAGGAGTGCAGCTGACGCAAATGAATCTTCTGGCCACTCTCGACTCGCAAAT CCAGCCTACTCTCATTCCCATGGAGGAGGTCACTCTGCTCACTGTCATTCCCTGGTTCCACGCCTTCGGCTGCCTGACGCTCATCACCACTGCCTGCCGTGGCGCACGGTTGGTGTACCTGCCCAAGTTCGAGGAAAACCTCTTCCTCTCCGCCATCGAAAAGTATCGCGTGATGATGGCCTTCATGGTGCCACCACTGATGGTCTTTTTGGCTAAACACCCCATCGTGGATAAGTACGATTTGTCCTCTTTGATGGTCCTGCTGTGTGGAGCAGCCCCACTGAGTCGCGAAACTGAGGATCAGATCAAGGAGCGTATTGGAGTGCCATTCATCCGACAAGGATACGGCCTCAGCGAATCAACGCTGAGTGTGCTAGTCCAAAACGATGAGTTCTGCAAGCCAGGCAGTGTGGGTGTTCTTAAGGTGGGAATCTATGCCAAGGTGATCGATCCCGACACCGGCAAGCTATTGGGAGCCAACGAACGCGGCGAGCTCTGCTTCAAGGGCGACGGCATCATGAAGGGCTACATCGGAGACACAAAGTCCACGCAGACCGCCATCAAGGACGGTTGGCTGCATACTGGTGATATTGGCTActatgatgatgattttgagTTCTTCATCGTGGACCGTATCAAGGAGCTGATCAAATACAAGGGATTCCAGGTGCCGCCCGCAGAGATTGAGGCTCTTCTGCTAACCAACGTCAAGATTAAGGATGCTGCGGTCATTGGAAAGCCGGACGAAGAGGCTGGCGAGCTGCCGCTTGCATTTGTGGTTAAACAAGCTAACGTTCAACTGACCGAAAACGAAGTGATTCAGTTCGTCAACGACAACGCCTCGCCCGCCAAGCGTCTGAGGGGTGGCGTGATCTTCGTTGATGAAATTCCAAAGAACCCTAGTGGCAAGATTCTGCGTCGTATTCTGAGGAATATGCTTAAGAAGCCAAAATCAAAGTTGTAA
- the LOC122620066 gene encoding mitogen-activated protein kinase p38a: MSASVTKKFHKLDINRTEWEIPDIYQDLQPVGSGAYGQVSKALVRGTTMHVAIKKLARPFQSAVHAKRTYRELRLLKHMDHENVIGLLDIFHPHAANASLENFQQVYLVTHLMDADLNNIIRMQHLSDDHVQFLVYQILRGLKYIHSAGVIHRDLKPSNIAVNEDCELRILDFGLARPTENEMTGYVATRWYRAPEIMLNWMHYDQTVDIWSVGCIMAELITRRTLFPGTDHIHQLNLIMEMLGTPPADFLKKISSESARSYIQSLPPMKGRSFKNVFKNANPLAIDLLEKMLELDAEKRITAEEALAHPYLEKYAEPSGEQTSPPYDHSFEDMDLPVDKWKELIYKEVTNFKPPPSFAQVLKDVK, translated from the coding sequence ATGTCTGCGTCCGTAACAAAAAAGTTTCACAAGTTGGATATAAACCGAACGGAATGGGAGATACCGGATATATATCAGGATCTGCAGCCCGTGGGATCGGGAGCTTACGGTCAGGTGTCGAAGGCACTTGTCCGTGGCACCACCATGCATGTGGCCATTAAAAAGCTTGCCAGGCCTTTTCAATCCGCCGTCCATGCAAAGAGGACGTATCGGGAGCTTCGGTTGTTAAAGCACATGGATCATGAGAACGTAATCGGTCTGCTGGACATATTCCATCCGCATGCCGCTAATGCATCGCTGGAGAACTTCCAACAGGTGTACTTGGTTACCCACTTGATGGACGCAGATCTGAATAATATCATACGGATGCAGCACTTGTCCGATGACCACGTCCAGTTTTTGGTCTACCAGATACTCCGTGGCTTGAAGTATATCCACAGCGCCGGAGTGATCCACCGTGATCTTAAACCCTCAAACATTGCCGTCAACGAAGATTGCGAGCTGCGCATTCTAGATTTCGGATTGGCACGTCCAACGGAGAACGAGATGACAGGTTATGTGGCCACGCGTTGGTATCGCGCCCCGGAAATAATGCTCAATTGGATGCACTACGACCAGACGGTGGACATCTGGTCGGTGGGGTGCATCATGGCCGAACTAATTACCCGACGCACCCTCTTCCCCGGCACCGATCATATCCACCAATTGAACCTGATTATGGAGATGTTGGGCACGCCACCCGCCGACTTTTTAAAAAAGATCTCATCGGAAAGTGCACGTTCCTACATCCAGTCACTTCCGCCCATGAAGGGACGCagtttcaaaaatgtttttaagaaCGCCAATCCGCTGGCCATCGATTTGCTGGAGAAGATGCTGGAGCTGGATGCCGAGAAGCGGATCACAGCCGAGGAGGCTCTTGCCCATCCCTATCTGGAGAAGTATGCGGAGCCCAGCGGCGAGCAGACTTCACCACCATACGATCACAGCTTTGAGGATATGGATTTGCCCGTGGATAAGTGGAAGGAGCTGATCTACAAAGAGGTCACCAACTTTAAGCCTCCACCATCGTTTGCTCAGGTTCTAAAGGATGTTAAGTAA
- the LOC122620067 gene encoding putative mitogen-activated protein kinase 14C, producing the protein MDGFTREQIGQSVWEFPDTYELVSFLGGGSFGQVAKVRKRGTENYFAMKKLMRPFEREEDAKGAYREIRLLKHMEHPNIISLLNVFHPPAMRMEFRQVYLVTHLMDEDLHKYSRSRRMSEHEIRPILYQILRGLKYIHSAGVVHRDLKPCNIAVNANNEVRILDFGLSRLCAENMTDFVGTLWYRAPETLFLRGQYTKAIDMWSVGCILAELISGRVLFPGEDYFHQLRCLLDVMGTPTREFVSGIGLQHSRNYVERYPLRQRCDFHHLFLGADVQAVDLMEKMLEMVPERRITAAAAMRHPYLRDFIQPHHHDEDIAPVYDQNFENLILPVNCWKELIYNEIQNFNPK; encoded by the coding sequence ATGGACGGATTTACGAGAGAGCAAATTGGCCAAAGCGTTTGGGAGTTCCCGGACACCTACGAGCTTGTTAGTTTTCTGGGTGGCGGTTCATTTGGTCAGGTGGCCAAGGTGAGAAAAAGAGGCACCGAAAACTACTTCGCCATGAAAAAGCTTATGCGCCCCTTCGAGAGGGAGGAGGATGCTAAGGGTGCCTATCGCGAAATCCGACTGCTAAAGCATATGGAGCACCCAAACATCATCAGCCTGCTGAACGTCTTCCATCCACCGGCGATGAGGATGGAATTTCGGCAGGTTTATTTGGTGACTCATCTTATGGACGAGGATCTGCACAAGTACTCGCGTTCGAGAAGGATGAGTGAGCACGAGATTAGGCCAATCCTTTACCAAATACTGCGGGGTCTGAAGTACATACACAGCGCCGGTGTTGTTCATCGCGATTTGAAGCCCTGCAACATCGCAGTTAATGCAAATAATGAGGTGCGCATACTTGACTTTGGTCTATCCCGTCTGTGCGCAGAGAACATGACGGACTTTGTGGGTACTCTGTGGTATCGGGCACCGGAAACACTCTTCCTCAGGGGTCAGTACACAAAGGCCATCGACATGTGGTCTGTTGGTTGCATTCTGGCGGAACTTATTTCGGGACGGGTCCTGTTCCCCGGTGAAGACTACTTCCACCAACTGCGGTGCCTGCTTGACGTAATGGGCACTCCGACTAGGGAGTTTGTCAGTGGAATTGGCTTGCAACATTCGCGTAATTACGTGGAGAGGTACCCGTTGCGGCAAAGATGTGATTTTCACCACTTGTTTCTGGGTGCCGACGTCCAGGCAGTGGATTTAATGGAGAAAATGCTCGAAATGGTACCCGAAAGACGTATTACAGCCGCGGCTGCAATGCGCCATCCATACCTAAGGGATTTCATTCAGCCACACCATCATGACGAAGACATCGCACCAGTATATGATCAGAACTTCGAAAACCTAATACTGCCCGTAAATTGCTGGAAGGAACTTATTTACAATGAGATTCAGAATTTCAACCCAAAATAA
- the LOC122620065 gene encoding serine--tRNA synthetase-like protein Slimp gives MLCLRNVLKNCLSARKTCSRNISALYITGDKANENYATLQPYMDFNGTFSDHQSLDQSISSRGLDIRLESVLAKYEQYKTHHAQLSKVAEERETVTKRLKELTKSGGTADQLDELKERGKTLRNDLKTLKQALYPIEDDFIHDFLHLPNLLHVQCPVGGEEKLLYRHGMPNSENKTPSHLARKELVHFVDNSRYYLMEQAAHFDVNAMQSLARYFVTRGDFIQTANPDFVRCVLLEANATPLSDYHLVQEEHLQNKINTAYLTGGASFESYLGALTKLCVYPSVLPLRYVCCGRSYNRAETRLYGPIASLYTATQTNAVQSFVATQTASEADTQLEHILNLATDFYKAVDIPFRISYATAAALTPAESIRAVIEVYAPSLQRYVCVGRISNYGDFVSKRILFSTRREKHYDFLHLVGGPVLYTSRLIAALLEHGVRLEDCKLLGGISQKPSQQQDLQQFKDLFT, from the coding sequence ATGTTGTGCTTAcgaaatgtattaaaaaactGCCTTTCGGCCAGAAAAACGTGCAGCAGAAACATATCCGCCCTGTACATAACTGGCGACAAGGCGAACGAAAACTATGCGACTCTGCAGCCGTATATGGACTTCAATGGAACCTTCAGCGACCATCAATCGTTGGACCAGAGCATCTCCAGCCGCGGATTGGACATTCGATTGGAAAGTGTGCTCGCCAAGTACGAGCAGTATAAGACACATCACGCCCAGCTGTCCAAGGTGGCGGAGGAACGCGAAACGGTGACCAAGCGCCTGAAGGAGCTAACCAAATCTGGTGGTACGGCGGATCAGCTGGATGAGTTGAAAGAGCGTGGAAAAACGTTGCGCAACGATCTAAAGACTCTGAAGCAGGCTCTCTATCCCATAGAGGATGACTTTATACATGACTTCTTGCACCTGCCCAACCTTCTGCATGTCCAGTGCCCTGTTGGAGGCGAGGAAAAGCTTCTCTATCGCCATGGCATGCCCAATTCAGAAAATAAGACTCCATCCCATTTGGCACGCAAGGAACTTGTACACTTTGTGGACAACAGTCGTTACTACTTGATGGAGCAGGCTGCTCACTTTGACGTAAATGCCATGCAATCTCTGGCCCGGTATTTCGTCACCCGGGGGGATTTCATTCAAACCGCCAATCCGGACTTTGTGCGTTGCGTTCTCCTGGAGGCAAATGCAACACCCTTGTCCGATTATCATCTGGTTCAGGAAGAGCACCTGCAAAACAAGATCAATACAGCCTACTTAACCGGTGGTGCGTCCTTCGAGAGCTACCTCGGTGCCTTGACCAAGCTGTGCGTGTATCCCTCGGTGCTGCCCCTGCGGTACGTCTGCTGTGGTCGGAGTTACAACAGGGCGGAAACGCGGTTGTATGGGCCCATTGCCAGTCTCTATACGGCGACACAAACGAATGCGGTACAAAGCTTTGTGGCCACGCAAACGGCCAGCGAAGCGGACACCCAACTAGAGCATATTCTCAATCTGGCTACTGATTTTTACAAAGCTGTGGACATACCTTTTCGGATTTCttatgcaacagcagcagctctaACTCCGGCGGAGAGTATCCGGGCAGTGATCGAAGTATATGCCCCCTCACTGCAGCGCTACGTGTGTGTGGGACGGATCAGCAATTACGGAGACTTTGTCTCCAAGCGAATCTTGTTCAGCACGCGGCGGGAGAAACACTATGATTTCCTGCACTTGGTGGGCGGACCAGTGCTCTACACCTCGCGACTGATAGCAGCTCTTCTGGAGCATGGCGTTCGCTTGGAGGACTGCAAACTCTTGGGCGGTATTAGTCAGAAACCCAGTCAGCAGCAGGATCTACAGCAATTTAAGGACCTCTTCACGTAG